The sequence TGTAAAAAAGGGAAACAAGAGAATTTATTGATTAGATAAAGGAGCGACATATTTACATGACTATAAATATAAAAAAGTGTACCCTTGAAGATTTACGCAAACTTCAGCAAGTCAGTTATGAAACATTTAATGAGACATTTAAGGATCAGAATTCACCCGAAAATATGAATGCCTATTTGGAAAGGGCATTTAACTTGCCACAATTAGAAAAAGAATTGGACAATAGTTCTTCAGAATTCTATTTCGTTTATTTTAACAATGAAATCGCTGGCTATTTAAAGGTTAACATTAATGATGCTCAGACTGAAGAAATGGGTGATGAATCACTTGAAATCGAGAGGATCTATATAAAGAACAAATTTCAAAAACATGGTCTGGGTAAATACCTGCTAAATAAATCTATGGAAATTGCGATGGAACGCAGTAAAAAGAAAATATGGCTAGGCGTATGGGAAAAAAATGAAAATGCCATTGTTTTTTATAAGAAAATGGGTTTTGTTCAAACTGGAGCCCACTCTTTTTATATGGGTGATGAAGAACAAATTGACTTAATAATGATCAAAACACTCCTATAACTTTTTTGAAAGGTGGATTATGATGTATATACCAAAATATTTTAAGGTCACAAATGTTGATGAAATTTGGGATTTTGTTCAAAAAAACTCTTTTGCCACGATTGTTACTACAGAACAAGTGAAACCAATTGCCACTCATTTGCCTTTGGTATTAAAGAAAAAAGGCGACGATTACTATCTTACTGGACATATGGCTTATGGAAATCCTCAGTGGAGAACATTTGAAACCTGTGAAGATGTGCTTGTTATGTTTCAGGGACCGCATGCTTATATTTCTTCTTCCTGGTATTCGCACGAAAATGTTCCAACTTGGAATTATCAGGCTATTCATATGTATGGAAAAGCAAGTATTTTAGAAAAAGATGAACTAATAGAAGAATTAACAGGAATGTTGAATAAATATGAACAAAATCGTGAAAATCCAGTTTTATGGGATAAACTTTCTCCTGAGCTCTTAGAAAATCAACTAAAAGGGATTGTTGGTTTTAAGATTAAAGTTGCAGAAATCCAGGCTGCTTATAAATTAAGCCAGAATCGTAATGAAACGGATTATATTAACATTATTAATAATTTACAAAATGAAGGAAATCCAAATTCGAAACAAATGGCAGGACTAATGGGAAAGAGATTAAAAAATCAAATATAAGCCCACTTTATTCACCACTCAGATGGAAGAATTAAAGAACGGAACGGAGCTGTCATATTGGCAGCTTCTTTTCAGATTGTGAAGGAATGTACTTACGCTAACGGGGATCGATTGTTGAGAAGGAGTGTGTCATCGCTTCTTCTTTTTGTTATTCATCATTTGGCAGTTTACTGAAACTTCCAACCTATGGATACGTATAAACTGTGAGATGACTTTTTTGTTGGGAGGGGTAAACCAATGACTTATTTTTCGAGATTATTTAAGAACTTTTTTTTATTTTTTCTTGGTTGTCACCCATCATTACTAATAAAAATTTAGAATACAATGTTGCCTTGTTGAAACAGGAGGATTGGTTTGCTGACATAATGCAAGATGAAAAAAATCAATATCTTATCCTAAACAATATTCTTATTCATAACTACCTTATTGATGATAAGAAGGTAGCGAAACTTAAAGATAATGCCGAGGAAAGAGAGCATTTTTTAGAGATACTAGAAGAGCAAAAATCACATTATGATTGGAGCAAATTGTAATTTGCTTGTTTGGCTTTTATTGTGCGATTAAATAGCGGGGGAACGGAATTGGCATCCTTCTCTTGCGGTCAATAGTTATATTTGTGGGAGGGGTTATATTTGGATTTGTTAATCATATTCCTTATCCTTGGTTTATTAGCTATCCTTAATCATTCCTTTTCCGATTGGTTAAGGACACGTTTTTCTCGTTATAACTGTTTAGTTTTTACTGCCTTTGGGAACAAGCAATTTTCTAACATGGTTAGCAAATTAGATAGACAGGGTATCCCTTATCGTTCAAGATTCCATAATACTGGCTCTGATTATTTTAATGATAGTACACAATATGATATCTACGTTAAAAAACAAGATGAACGTAAGGCACAACAGGCTATCCATACTGAGTTCAAAGGATAACTTGCTTTATTTCGTTAACGGGGATCGATAGCAGGGGAACGGGATCGGCGCATCCAACCTGTATGTTTATGGAACTTATTGTAAGTAATTGGTATAACCTGATAGGAGGATGATGCGAAATGGAAACTATACTTTGGGGCTTAATGTTTTTCATAGTCTTGATTTTAGGGGTAATCGTATTGGTGAAAGGAATCATAGGTCGAAGTAGTCAGCACATCAATCACAAAATTGAAGCGTTGGAATCGAAAGTTAAAAAATTGGAAGATAAAATTAAGAACATCACTTAGCTATCCTTGATTATTCGGATAGCTTGTTTTTTATATAGTCTTTGTTCTGCTAAACGGGATCGAAAGTTAAGGAAGGTTCCATTTCCGTGGCTATTTTTTAGTTGTTCAGCTAATTGGAGGTTAGTTGAATAATTGAAACTTTGACATAACAAAAAACGTAAAAATGGTAAATAAGCCTGCTTGATTTTTGGAAGGAGGAGTCAGATGGAATATCTTGGTTATATAATTATTGTTCTGATACCGCTAATTTATTTTGTGAAGAGAAATGCAAATAAAGAGTGGGTGGAATTAAAATTAGAAGATAAGAATTTAAAACAATTACAAGAAATCCTATTATCTTTTCAACGAAACGGAATACGATGTATTCTTGGTAGAAAGGCTTCTATATTTGGTTCTTATGTTGAGGTCTATTCTGGGCAGGATACAAGAGATGTTAAGCTATTAATCAGTAAAGAAGAGTTCGATAAAGCCAAGCAATTGTTGTTGGAAAAGAGTTAACTAGGTATTTTTATTCAAGTAACGGGAGATCAATAGCTGAAGATTGGCTGACAAGGCTATAGGTCAGGAATCTTTAATAACTATTGAGGGGACATACGTTCCTCTATGTGGGGTGCAAAGGGGAGTTTTCCAAGGTAAGCGGACATGGGGTCCGTTATTTCTCTGATTCGGAGGATTTTCAAATGATTCTTGATGAAATAAGGAATCATATGTCCGCCAACTCCTCTAAAATAGGGTTTTTAATGAAAATAGAGGATTCTATGTCCGGATGATTTTAAGACTGACTTTTATTCAACTAACGGGTGTCAATAGTCAAATTAAAAACAGAAAGAGTTTATACCCTGAGCGATATGGGAGATAAGCTTTTTTGGAAAAGGGTCTATAAGTGAAACTTTTTATGGATATTTGATTAATGAACAATTAGTGGGTGTTGTATCTATAAGGTAGCAGGTTGGTAGTTCATCCTTCTCATTTTCGGAAAGGGATCGGTGCAGAATTACTAAGGTATGTAGAAAATATCGAAATTGGAATAGATGAAATCATCATTTCAACAGGAGCAAAGAATATGAGGTATCTCAGGGAATAATGTTAAGCCAGCTTGTAAAGAAAAAGATAACATCATAATTCTGTTATCTTTTTTATGAGCTATCGGAGATCGATAGTGTAGGGACGGATTTCAGGCATCCGTCCCGTGTATCGTTGTTCGCGTAACGAGAGTCCTGATGATTTTTAGACTCTAATTCATAATTTAGATATATCAGAAGTTGAAGAGCGGAGTTTTGTTTACCGCATCTCTTTTTTCTATAAACAAACGAGTTAAATCAATTTGAAAGGAGTATAAGATTATTAGTAGGCGATCCCTACACGTGATTTTATATAATCGCTCGTTTTTAACTGTCTAAATGTAAATTCTGCTGTATCCGGTACGGATATTTCAACTCCACCCTCCGGCAAGAAATCTCGATCTATTCGATATTTGCCGACCCTTTCTCCATCCGGCAAGTACGTAGGACAGACAATCGTCCATTCGAGGGTTGATTGTTTGAGCATATCGTAAACTTTATGATGTTCTTTCGCTGCGCGGGTTGATTTACGCTTTGATTCACTTGACTGATAACGCAGACAATCTGGCGTGGTTCTACTTTGTAGGATACCTGCAGTTCCTATAGTTATGATCCGTTTAATACCTTCGTTTTCCATTGCTTCGATAATAAGTGGCATACTTTCTGATAGCGTGGATGTGCCATCGGTATTTAGTGCACTAATAACTACATCAATCCCATGCATTGCACGTACGATATCATCTTTATTTAAAACATTCCCTTGAATAATGGTTAAATTTTCATTATTTATTTGAATCTTCTCTGGAGTGCGAACTAATACAGTAACATGATGTCTGTCATACAGGGCATAAGTAACGATGTGACTTCCAACTCGTCCCGTTGCACCTAAAAGTAAAATATTCATAAGAACGAGCCTCCTTTTACAAATACTAATATTTTACTATAAAAGTTATTTTATTGTCTTTTTCAAACGGGATCGGCATCCATCCCTTGCTTTTTGCTATGAGGGAGTTAGTTGAGCTGAAAAGAGAAGAAAGGAGAAACGCCTTTCTTCTCTATACTTGTGCCCACTTCATGGATACCCCCTTAGGTAAGGGATTGACCCCATTATAGATCATTTGGCTGATGAGATTATCCGCAATGCCATTGAAGCCGGAACGGAAGATGATCGTTTTTTTCCGGTAGAGNCATTGAAGCCGGAACGGAAGATGATCGTTTTTTTCCGGTAGAGAAAGAGGAGCTTGATCCGAAAACATATGGCTTAATCGTAAACCATAGGAAAAGAATGCCCTGCTTCTTCCAGACCTGGAAGGGGTAGACTTACGAAAGAAAAGGCAGGTATTGGTGCGGATGAAGAAGAAGTAGAGTATTACCGATTTAGGGTCGACAGATACGTCTAGGTCAAACTGCGTTCAAAGTGTGGGTCAAAAATAGACGGAGTTAATTCCGTTATATCATGATTCGACCCGAAAAGAGGAGATATAGGCGGAAAATTTTCCGTAATTAGCTCAAAACGAGCTGATTTTTGAGGTTTCGAGGTCATTAGGCGGAATTCGTTCCGCTATTCCAGGTGTTTTTTGCCCCTTTTAGAGATTAGCGGAAAATGGTTCCGTTATCATCAGAGGACGCAATGGATCGTCTGAAGTTATGATTACTTTGGCGTTGGCGATCAAAGGGCCAAGGATATTGGCCCTGATGGAAAGTCCTGCCTGATCATCCCCTTCTAGACGGATAGATCCGGCTTGCTTTTGGCGGAGAGCAAGCTCTTGAAGTTTCCCTTGTAATGCCACAAGAGGGTGGATTCCAGTAATATCAGGACAATCGCCATGGGGAGCAACTCAGGGTCTACAAACATGTGGAAGGCAAGAATGTTTACGATCAGCGGCAGGAGCACGAGCAACGTCAAAGGGATGAATCTTCGCATGAAGAGCATTAATCCGCACAAACATTCCACGCTTTTCACGAGCACGAGCAGGTATCCAGTTCCTAAAAAGTCCATCGCTT comes from Ammoniphilus sp. CFH 90114 and encodes:
- a CDS encoding GNAT family N-acetyltransferase yields the protein MTINIKKCTLEDLRKLQQVSYETFNETFKDQNSPENMNAYLERAFNLPQLEKELDNSSSEFYFVYFNNEIAGYLKVNINDAQTEEMGDESLEIERIYIKNKFQKHGLGKYLLNKSMEIAMERSKKKIWLGVWEKNENAIVFYKKMGFVQTGAHSFYMGDEEQIDLIMIKTLL
- a CDS encoding FMN-binding negative transcriptional regulator; the protein is MYIPKYFKVTNVDEIWDFVQKNSFATIVTTEQVKPIATHLPLVLKKKGDDYYLTGHMAYGNPQWRTFETCEDVLVMFQGPHAYISSSWYSHENVPTWNYQAIHMYGKASILEKDELIEELTGMLNKYEQNRENPVLWDKLSPELLENQLKGIVGFKIKVAEIQAAYKLSQNRNETDYINIINNLQNEGNPNSKQMAGLMGKRLKNQI
- a CDS encoding GNAT family N-acetyltransferase — protein: MVVHPSHFRKGIGAELLRYVENIEIGIDEIIISTGAKNMRYLRE
- a CDS encoding NAD(P)-dependent oxidoreductase — its product is MNILLLGATGRVGSHIVTYALYDRHHVTVLVRTPEKIQINNENLTIIQGNVLNKDDIVRAMHGIDVVISALNTDGTSTLSESMPLIIEAMENEGIKRIITIGTAGILQSRTTPDCLRYQSSESKRKSTRAAKEHHKVYDMLKQSTLEWTIVCPTYLPDGERVGKYRIDRDFLPEGGVEISVPDTAEFTFRQLKTSDYIKSRVGIAY